The nucleotide window TTTGAATGGCCATCAAGTACAATTCACCTACTACCATGTAGCATCAACTGAACACGCCACACTTTGTTAAAGTTAGACATAGCAAGGTTTGTTACCAACCAAAGAGGCTAAACTTTAGAGTCTGTCTGTTTGACACTTGCGTGTTTTACCCCAACTCCACACCTGAATTTTTCTGGCACTATTCATCATCTACCTCCGACGGCCCGCGTGCACTGTTCATCTTCTACCTTCAGCCGCCCGTTGTGCACTGTTCATCTTTCACCTTTAGCCGGCCTTCGCGCCGTCCGCGGCACTGTTTATCTTCTCCGTTGGCACAGATCACaggaaacaatttttttctatgaaaaaaTAAGGACAAATCGTGACTGTGTCGGCACAGATCACAAGCAGCAAATCACGGCGGAGCGGGCACGGCCGTGTCGCgggagcggcggcggaggtccGGCTTGGGGGCGGCAGTGGAGGTCCAGCCTGAGGACGGCGGCGGAGGTCCGGCCTAGTGGCGGTGACGAAGGTCCGGTCcggccagagggtgcgcgcggcGCCATCGCCTGGGCGCGAGGAGGAGTGGGCATCGGGAGGAGCTCGCCGGTCACGTCgccgatgagagagagagagagatagcacGCGGAGGGGAGGACGGGAGCGCGAAAGAGAGGAGTCGATTGAAGCCTCATGTTAGGGACATGGAAAAAAATCGTGTGTTTATAGGTGCTAAAACACCCGTGTGGCCAAAGGGCGCCTAGGtcaaacggttaggtgacccagcggcactcctcaggtcatGGGTCGACTCcttgtgggagcgaatttcagactGAGGTTAAAAAAATTCCCCCGCGCCGTCCCCATGTGCCAAAGCGCAGTGGAAGGCCTCGGCCTGGTTCTCATAGGGTTACGGTACCTCCTGCGTCATGATGGAGACGAGGTTCcggggttttctcgatctgtgtgagaagatctaCTTCTTAGAAGAAAACCTAAAACGTTAAACTGTGATCTCGCACGTCCAATCTTTTTGGGACCAGCAAGCAACCAGATTCGAGTACACGATTGCACAAGAGCCCTTTGCCCTGGTTATAACTTATGACAATCTTATGGCCAAAATCGTCATATCGTCCCCACACTACCCACATATAAATCAGAATATACAAGCATTATAACCACACTACCTCCTATAATGACAGTTGCAATTCCAATCCTGCCCTTCTCCCCCTCCCCCTCGGCGACGCCGTCAGGTCGCCGTCCCACAGCCTCACGACGCTACCGTCAAGAACTGCCAAGTCGATGTGGCGGTACCAACCCAGGTCACTCCTCCGCCTCACCGCCAACTCCCTCTCTTCATCCCACGGCGCCGTGGCCAAGGTCGTCGCTCTTCTCCTCCCCGTAGGCTCTGGCACCATCCTTCTGAGAACCACCTCAACCTCGCTGTCGCTGTCGCGGTCGCCGcgcgcgccgtcgccgtcgtcgtcatcagcATCCGCGTCCGCGCATTTCCTGACGCCGTCCACGACTCCGTCTTCGTCTCCTGAGCCGCCGTAGTACGCAGTGAACCGGACCTTGGATGGCGTGCTTGGCTCGCTTACAGACGACGGCTCGGCCGGAGCGAGAGCGACGACCGGCCGCCGCGGCTCGTCAACAATGGCAGCCCGAGAGGGCGGAAGAGGCGCCTGTGGCTCCTGAGTATCGTCGTCGACGAGGGCGCTGACGCTGCGAACGCCGGTGGCGCTGGGCTTGGAGTTGGAAGCGCCGCTGACGGCGCGGATGCGCCAgaggccgacggcggcggcgagggcggcgACGAGCCAGGCGCAGAGCGagccggcggccgcggccgccgcggggAGGGAGTAGAGGCGGAGCGCAATGGCCTCCGCGGGCACCATGCCGAGGAGCTCCAttatgtggtggtggtggtagtggtgggGGTGGGGAGGTCACGGCGGTTGTTGAAGAGGTGGGGGATGGTGTTGGTGCGGTGAGGAATGGAAGAAGATGGGTTTGGGTGGGAACTGGGAAGCGTATACATAGGTGGGCATGTGGCGGAGTGGGAACGAATATGCACTGGTGTCTTGTCAAAAAAAAATGCACTGGTGAACTGCCTGGAATTTTTGCAAGTTTCACCTGCACAACTGAGCATTTTGAAATTTTGTGTTTGGGTGCAGTATAAGCTGCATTTTGCAATTATTCAGCTTCCAATTTTTAGATGAACCAtttacagcctgttcggctggggctgaaacgatcgtatacgatcgtggattattactgctggctattttggtgtgagagaaaaatactgttctggctggaaatttacgatcgtttacgacccagCGAACATGGTGTTAGTTCCAAGTATATATGATTGTGTCTTTTGTGGAGTTGAGCTAGTGCACCTATTCCATTCATCTTTAATTTGTACGTACTGTATATTGGAGCAGAGGCAGAGTATCGCTCCGACTGTAATACGGTAATACCCATTTCCTCAACTGAAATTGAACAAGCGTCGAGGCACTCGCATGTAAAAAAAACGAGATGCGGTTAGTTTGCTGCCAAACGGGAGTAACAGTGCTGGCAACAACGGCATCAGTTGGGATCTAACCAGGAGATGCTGGGAATCGAGCTCGGGAGATGCTGGCTGAGAATTGAGATACCATTTCTCCAGCTGGGAATGGGAAGAAATGCGGGGGGCGCCGCCGCCAGCGTGACAGCGCCCTTCTCCACTCGTGGTGGGCGTGGGGACGCGTGGGCGCCACCGATTGGATCTCGTGGGCCTCATGAGTCATGAGACCTACTTCGTGGCTTGGATTAGACGATCGACCTGGCCTGATATCCTGATGCGTGGTACGTGTGGCTTGTGACCACGGAGAGGTTACTCTGGCAGTCTGCATTTCAGTTTTCACGCCGTGTAGAATCATACGGGATCATTACGTACTCCGTAAATGCCTACGTAAATGGTACTACcgtaagaagaagaaaaacttgGTGGTGACCAAGATTTACATCGATCGGAATTACCAGCTCTTGAGCAAGTCCAGAGGGTAACCCGTCcccgtgcagtgcagtgcagtgcatttGCGGCAGAAGAAGGATCAGACGGAGACGGGACAGAAAAATCCCAGTTGTTGTCCCAGCGTGGGCGCGGGAGCACGGCAGAATGTTGCACGTCCGGTTCTGTGGCAGAGAGACAACTCTACGCCGGCCGGCGGGCCCAGCGATGGGCGACGGCCCCGTACGCCGCAGCAGCCTAGCGTctgcagcagcgccgccgccgcatgTGTCAGAACCGGCCGTTGCGCGAGCGGTAGGCCGGTAGGGGTGTGCTGGTCCTGCTGGGCCGACGCCCGAGCGGCGCCGGCGCGCGTATCCGCTGTCCGGCTGCGAAAATCGAAATGCCGAGCCTCGCGCGGGGCGACGTCTCCTGACTGCGAGACTGATGAAACGTACGTCGTCTCATTCTTGTTTCATCAGTGCTTGATGGGCGTCGAGCGTGCCTAGTTTATCCCGGAGCGAGGTAGGCGAGCTGCCAAATTGTTTCGATAGCCATGTTTAGGAGGTAGGCTTCTCGTATCTTAGACTTATTAGAGCTATCCAAGCgtttcttttcttgacttgaagCGTGTCAATATCTGGCAACCTGGCCTATTGGCTCCCAGAGGATGCACGGCACGCACAGTTTTTCAGTTTCTCCCGGCCCTCTAGCCTCTACCATTTTCAGAAGTGCAACGACGACGCATGTGCCACCAGGGGATCTTTCATGTCAATCTTTGGTAATTGGTACGTTTGCTTGCCTGTGTTTGTTTTGGCAGCCGAGGTTCGTATGATGAGTTGATCACAAAGCGTCGGCCTTCACTTCACGGTCTGGCCGTCAGAGTCCGCGTGCCTCGCGACGTACATGCAGAGCATGTGGCTCGTCTTACATCTTTCTTAAACGACGCATAATAGATACATACAATAGCCACTTATTTACCTCAAGTCAACCTTTTATCAATTTACCATACGGAATTAATCATTTGTTACACTACCATCTATTATGAATCTTgtaatttatttgatttattaaagtTAGACCAAGTACAATTAAATCCAACAAAAATAGCTAAACACCGCGCAACAAATTATAAATTATGTTGCAATGGACAAGTTTTCTAATTCTTATAAATTATGAATCGTATAATCAGATTGTTTGCTCCAATTGGTTTGGATGGTTCTGTTCCTAGACAGAATGAAGGTAACTTTGCCACTGGTGGCGCAAGACAATGAAAAAGGTGGAGAAAGAGCATAGAAGAGGAGTGAATTCTCTAATAATCATGGGCGCTTGGATTATCTGGAAGCATAGAAATGCATGTGTCTTCGAGGGTGCTGCACCTTCGGTAACATCAATTATAAGGGAGTTCAAAGATGAACATAGTGTAACAACCTAGGTTTTCCAATAACACAAAATCTGAACTTAaaaatttttctaacaaaacccattCATGGTGAGTGTACATACTAGAAAATCACTAAAATAGTTCCACAAGTAGAACCCAAACTAACAGGGTTGAGCATATGCATTTTAAttcaacttgtgagttgcttctttATGATTTTCTGTGATGAGATAAAATCAACTTAACTTTTATAAATAACTTGTTGTGTGTGTTGCCAACTCATGGCATGGACCCTAATACCCTAGATGACttctagtggaccccactaggatgtatatatgttggcaacacatgtatacatgcataggagCCCTAGGTATAGtgtagaaatagaaacaaaaataacAAAGAATTAGAAAAGGGGAGGGAAATAGAAAGAGCAAAGCAGCCCAGCAACCAGCGCGGCCCAGCAACGGCCCAATGCCACCCTCCCACGCCCGCAGTCACGCGTGCGGCCACGCGGCCCAGCAGCGGCCCACGTCCGCGCCCGCTGCCAGCCCGCGCCTCACCTTCATCCGCTGCTAGGTGGGCCCCTCCTGTCATCCCATACCCTCGCTCCCCTCCCTTCTTTAGGCAAAGCAGAGCAGCGTGCCTCGCCGCTCGCCGTGCCAGCCGTCCGTGCCCCCTGCTCCTTGCCCATATGCGTGTGGATGCTCGCCACGTCACCAATCCACGCCACCCTACCTGCCCTAGCTCGCGCCGCGACGAGATGACGACGTAAGTGCCTTGGCCCACGCCT belongs to Miscanthus floridulus cultivar M001 chromosome 4, ASM1932011v1, whole genome shotgun sequence and includes:
- the LOC136549881 gene encoding uncharacterized protein, with the protein product MELLGMVPAEAIALRLYSLPAAAAAAGSLCAWLVAALAAAVGLWRIRAVSGASNSKPSATGVRSVSALVDDDTQEPQAPLPPSRAAIVDEPRRPVVALAPAEPSSVSEPSTPSKVRFTAYYGGSGDEDGVVDGVRKCADADADDDDGDGARGDRDSDSEVEVVLRRMVPEPTGRRRATTLATAPWDEERELAVRRRSDLGWYRHIDLAVLDGSVVRLWDGDLTASPRGRGRRAGLELQLSL